The region AAACTGAATACTTAAAAACGGAGAATGAAGCAATAAAAAAATTAATCGCCTTGAGACACGAAAAATGGGCTGCGGAACTCAAGGCGAAAAAGCAGCAATCATCAAAGAACTCCGTGAAAAAGGATACCAATTAAAATATCTCTTAAAAGCTATTGGCATGTCTAAATCAACTTATTATTTTGAGATTAACAAATCAGATGTAGTTGCTGATCGCAATGAAGAATTACTGATTGTTATTAGAGAAATATTTGAAAAAAACAAGCATAGATATGGTGTTCGTAGAATTTATCATGAATTACTAAATCGTGGATATCATATAAATCATAAGCGAGTTCAACGCCTTATGCATAAAGCAGGATTAGCTGGTAAGCGTCCAAAGGAAAAATATCATTCTTATAAGGGCGAAGTAGGTAAGATTGCTGATAATGTAATAAATAGGGATTTCAGTACAACAGCACCATTGCAGAAATGGACAACAGATGTCTCTCAGTTTAATTTTTCATGGGGGAAATGCTATATCTCTCCAGTACTGGATATGAATACGAATGAAATCATTTCATATAATTTATCAACAAGCCCGAATCTTGAGCAGGTATCAAGAATGCTGGATAGAGCTTTTGAAAAATTCCCATCTGTTGAAGGGCTTATATTTCATTCAGACCAAGGTTGGCAGTATATGCATGCCTATTTTAGAAATACCTTACAGAAACACGGTATTGTACAGTCTATGTCGCGAAAAGGTAATTGTTATGACAACTGTATAATGGAAACCTTCTTCGGAAGACTAAAGAATGAGATGTATTACGGCTATGAGAAAGATTATTCCTCCTTCGAAGAATTCTCAAAAGCAGTTGAAGAATATATAGATTACTATAATAATAAAAGAATTCAGGCAAAAACAAAATGGATGCCTCCTGTACAATACAGGATAGCATCCATGTGTCCAGCCTAGTTCATAAATATGTGTCCAGTATTCTGGGTACATATCATAGCCACTTTTTATTAGTGGGTATTCTTATACCAGCAATCTCCACGCTTAGCATGAATCGTTGAATGGCAGGATTTACAAAGAGAGAGCAGATTCTCTCTTACGTGCGTTCCACCTTCTGAAATTGGTTTAATACGGTGGACTTCCTCCACTGTCTATATACAGCTCTAAGAGCTGCCATCTCAAGCTCAACCGATTCAAACGTTTCTTTAGAAATAATGCCAGCATGATGAGTTGTGTGCAAAAGCTGTCTATTAGAATTATTTGGATCTGCGATTGTAAGCTCTCCCTATTTTTAGACTAATAAAGCCTAGATTTTCTCATCATGATAATTAGCCTAAACCATATTTTCCCACTTCACAGGGTGGATGCAACTGGATGTTCTTTTTAGCGATAGCAGGCGTAAATCGTTAAAAGTATAAGACTACAAAGTTAATTTGTACTCTAATCAAAATAAAAAGTATCTGCCAATTAAACAGATACTTTTAGTCATAAGCTTTTCTAGGCAAAAACTATTCACAATAGTATTCAATTGCTTTGTTTACAAAATCTGCCGTTCCTTCACCTGCAAAGCGATCAATATTTTTAGTGAAGTCGCCACCTCCAGTATACATTTTACCAAGTACTGATAATATTTCATTCGAACACTTATAGAAATTAGTTGTAATAAATTCTTGCAGTTTCTTAACCAAGGCTTGTGCTTCTTCTGCATCGAACTCCGTTGATTTTAATTTACCAAATTCAGCAAAAATCAGCATTAGTTGCTGATGCAACACTTTTGTCTCCTCATTACTTCTGCTCTTATCCTTATGTTCAAACTCCTTCCATTCAGCTGTATTACCCCAAGCCTCCTTTGCTTGTTTTGCATACACATCAATCTTTGCAGTATCGAACGCTGTAAAGTCCATAATATTACCTCCTAACGCTTTAAGCCCTTTCGCAAAAAGAATTAAATTTTCTAAATGTTCCTTTTTCAAAGTAAGTAAATTAATTTGCTGCTCCAGTGCTAAATTCTTGTCAAAGTTTTCACTATAGATGATTTCTTTAATTTCTTTTAGCGGAAATTCCAATTCTCTAAATAGTAAAACTGACTGTAGCATCTTCAAATCATCGTCATTGTATAACCTATAGCCGCTTTCTGAATAAGCCGTTGCTTTTAATAAACCGATTTTGTCATAGTAATGCAAGGTTCTAATACTGATTCCTGCTATTTTACTTACCTCATTAACAGTTTTCACAATCTCACCTCCTGTTATCTTAAATCTAAAGTATGACGCTACGTTGTAGTCAAACGGTTTTGTAAAAAATAATTTAATGATTTAAGTTGAGTATATAAAGCTTAAGTAGCGCTGCCCTTCAAAACATATTGCATTTGTTTCACATTTGAAACACAACAGCGGTAATAGGAGGTGTAAAACTATGGCTAAAACCGCAAACATCAATATCAGTATCTAACCAGAATTAAAGCAAAATGCTGAAGAACTCTTTGATAACTTTGGTATCTCGGTTACCGATGCCATTAATATTTTTTGCATACGTCCATCACGGAAGGCGGTTTTCCTTTTACGATCAAACAACCAAGGTTTAACGCTGAAACACCGGCAGCTATGCAAGAAGCTAGAAGAATTTCTAGAGACCCTGACGCACCGTCTTATTCTTCCATTGAAGAGTTAAAGAAGGCGTTACTGTCTGACTGATGTACAAGATAAAGTTCACGAACGCTTATAAGAATAGTTATAAGCGTATGATTAAGCGTGATATCGATGTTTCTCTTTTAGATGAAGTGGTTGATAGTTTAAGACAAGGCATTGCACTTGATCCTAAACACAAAAACCACATGCTAAAAGAAAGATTCTCCGGTTATTTTGAGTGTCACATCAAGCCTGACTGCTTACTCGTTTATCTGAGAGAGGATGATATTCTTACTCTCACACTTATCGATACCAGTAGCCATGCAGACCTGTTCAACATGTAAATATTTGAACATATCATTCTTTCACAGGTAGTTAGTACTGCAAGATTCTAACCCGAATAATAAGCTAATCCATTATTGCTTTCATTTGCTTGCATACGCTTGCTTATTTTTTTGTAAAATATAGACGGAAAGGAGTGTTAATATTATGACAAATACAAATGCTGTCTACGCACGAATCGACACTACCCTCAAAGAAAATGCTGAACATATTTTAAG is a window of Amygdalobacter nucleatus DNA encoding:
- a CDS encoding HNH endonuclease gives rise to the protein MEEVHRIKPISEGGTHVRENLLSLCKSCHSTIHAKRGDCWYKNTH
- a CDS encoding MerR family transcriptional regulator, translating into MKTVNEVSKIAGISIRTLHYYDKIGLLKATAYSESGYRLYNDDDLKMLQSVLLFRELEFPLKEIKEIIYSENFDKNLALEQQINLLTLKKEHLENLILFAKGLKALGGNIMDFTAFDTAKIDVYAKQAKEAWGNTAEWKEFEHKDKSRSNEETKVLHQQLMLIFAEFGKLKSTEFDAEEAQALVKKLQEFITTNFYKCSNEILSVLGKMYTGGGDFTKNIDRFAGEGTADFVNKAIEYYCE
- a CDS encoding IS3 family transposase, giving the protein MGCGTQGEKAAIIKELREKGYQLKYLLKAIGMSKSTYYFEINKSDVVADRNEELLIVIREIFEKNKHRYGVRRIYHELLNRGYHINHKRVQRLMHKAGLAGKRPKEKYHSYKGEVGKIADNVINRDFSTTAPLQKWTTDVSQFNFSWGKCYISPVLDMNTNEIISYNLSTSPNLEQVSRMLDRAFEKFPSVEGLIFHSDQGWQYMHAYFRNTLQKHGIVQSMSRKGNCYDNCIMETFFGRLKNEMYYGYEKDYSSFEEFSKAVEEYIDYYNNKRIQAKTKWMPPVQYRIASMCPA
- a CDS encoding type II toxin-antitoxin system RelE/ParE family toxin, producing the protein MYKIKFTNAYKNSYKRMIKRDIDVSLLDEVVDSLRQGIALDPKHKNHMLKERFSGYFECHIKPDCLLVYLREDDILTLTLIDTSSHADLFNM